From the genome of Pseudomonas sp. TMP9, one region includes:
- a CDS encoding PilZ domain-containing protein — MQEQALLTPAELAFIRQLNGPVTTEPLSEPRPQTNNIIGQQLSELLSNCTANQQLSLHAHIANQRLTFDLHLSQSGKSLPNLQLSAPHIFDEGEIDRAWRSPLPEPLRLQMRNAKPSNLLIHQLSMNGALIEHQAQYKAPKRFNLLLALNEHTAIALTGVFVRETADGLLAYQLNALDSQSGELLRAFIYQQHRLQEQRSNAAHKNT; from the coding sequence ATGCAAGAACAGGCACTCCTGACCCCAGCAGAACTGGCCTTTATTCGCCAATTGAACGGCCCCGTAACGACTGAGCCGCTCAGCGAACCGCGCCCGCAGACAAATAATATTATTGGTCAGCAACTCAGCGAACTGCTTTCCAACTGTACGGCCAATCAACAGTTGAGCCTGCACGCGCACATCGCCAACCAGCGCCTGACCTTTGACCTGCACCTTAGTCAGAGCGGGAAAAGCCTCCCAAACCTGCAACTCAGTGCACCGCATATTTTCGATGAGGGTGAAATAGACCGCGCCTGGCGCTCACCCCTGCCCGAACCCCTGCGCCTGCAGATGCGTAACGCAAAACCCAGCAACCTATTGATTCACCAACTGTCGATGAATGGCGCACTGATTGAGCATCAAGCGCAGTACAAAGCGCCCAAGCGCTTTAATCTGCTGCTGGCGCTGAACGAGCACACCGCCATTGCTTTAACTGGGGTTTTTGTCCGCGAAACCGCTGACGGCCTGCTGGCCTACCAACTGAATGCGCTTGACTCACAAAGCGGTGAGCTATTGCGTGCGTTCATCTACCAGCAACATCGCCTGCAAGAGCAACGGTCAAACGCGGCCCACAAAAATACTTAG
- a CDS encoding transglutaminase family protein, which translates to MAIRVALHHKTTYHYDRRVGLSPHEVRLRPAPHARTPILSYSLSVTPEKHFINWQQDPYGNYIGRFVFPEKTDVLEFTVDLIADMTVINPFDFFVEKYAEQFPFSYPEQLNDELAAYLKATEAGPLVQQWLKAVRAELLKKPLPVNDFLVALNQRLQGDIGYTLRMEPGVQTPEETLEKRFGSCRDTAWLLVQILREFGLAARFVSGYLIQLRADQEALDGPSGTEQDFTDLHAWTEVFIPGAGWIGLDPTSGMLASEGHIPLACTAMPSSAAPISGLSDKAEVTFDHQMTITRIHEDPRVSKPYSEDDWRLIEQLGHQVDRDLKQQDVRLTQGGEPTFVSIDDMDGAQWNTEAHGKEKRQLAGQLTHRLKNHFAPGGMLHYGQGKWYPGEPLPRWSLNIYWRVDGLPMWLDESLFSADDAEDGYTDEQAKAFTQQLLRSLNLAQGSAIAAYEDVVLQAQREEQLPNNLDPLKLDLAAPEERQRLARLLGKGLGAVAGYVIPLAAHAPDPKISLGTAWRTSVWPLKREHLYLTEGDSPLGLRLPLNTLPWVLPKERPLDVEVDPFAPRSPLPGTAPAPSGTTKHISVTRKKNAESTAEKQSAKDVIHTALCVEVRDGRLHVFMPPLQRIEDYLALVTAVEHSASKLQLKIRMEGYQPPRDPRIKLLSVTPDPGVIEVNIHPAASWDELVYNISTLYEEARLIRLGTEKFMLDGRHTGTGGGNHATLGGATAEDSPMLRRPDLLKSLITYWQNHPALSYLFSGTFIGPTSQAPRVDEARDDNLYELAIAFQQMDQLLPTMHPGDKPWMVDRLLRNLLVDLTGNTHRSEFSIDKLYSPDGPTGRLGLVEFRAFEMPPHARMSLLQMLLLRALVARFWREPYQAKLVNWGTALHDRWMLPHFIAQDIRDVVQDLRAHGYAFEERWFDPFIEFRFPRFGTVVYAGVEMEIRQAIEPWHVLGEEMSAGGTARYVDSSVERLQLRVRGLTDGRHEIACNGRRVPLHPTGVPGEYVAGIRFRAWSPWSALHPSIKVQAPLTFDLVDNWSGRAIGGCTYHVVHPGGRSEESSPVNANAAEARRFARFWSHGHTPGPMRVFNEALNPNFPLTLDLRWMPF; encoded by the coding sequence ATGGCTATTCGCGTCGCGCTGCACCACAAGACTACGTACCACTACGACCGTCGCGTGGGCCTGTCGCCCCACGAAGTACGCCTGCGTCCGGCGCCTCACGCACGCACGCCGATATTGTCTTACTCCTTAAGCGTCACGCCGGAAAAGCACTTTATCAACTGGCAGCAAGACCCCTACGGCAATTACATTGGTCGTTTTGTCTTCCCGGAGAAAACCGACGTTTTAGAGTTTACCGTGGACCTGATCGCCGATATGACGGTGATTAACCCATTTGATTTTTTTGTCGAAAAGTATGCTGAGCAGTTCCCCTTCAGCTATCCCGAGCAATTGAATGATGAGTTGGCCGCGTACTTAAAAGCGACCGAGGCCGGCCCATTGGTTCAGCAATGGCTGAAAGCCGTTCGCGCTGAACTGCTGAAGAAACCATTGCCTGTCAATGACTTCCTGGTGGCCTTAAACCAGCGTCTGCAGGGTGATATTGGTTACACCTTGCGCATGGAGCCGGGTGTGCAAACGCCGGAAGAAACCCTTGAAAAGCGCTTCGGTTCTTGCCGCGATACGGCCTGGCTGCTGGTGCAGATACTGCGTGAGTTTGGCTTGGCAGCACGCTTTGTCTCAGGCTACTTGATCCAACTGCGCGCCGATCAAGAGGCACTTGATGGCCCTAGCGGCACCGAACAAGACTTTACTGACCTGCACGCTTGGACTGAGGTGTTTATCCCGGGCGCTGGCTGGATTGGCCTCGACCCCACCTCCGGCATGCTGGCCAGCGAAGGGCATATTCCGCTGGCGTGTACCGCCATGCCTTCATCGGCAGCGCCCATCAGCGGTCTATCTGACAAGGCTGAAGTCACCTTCGATCACCAGATGACCATCACCCGTATCCATGAAGATCCGCGGGTAAGTAAGCCTTACAGCGAAGACGATTGGCGGCTGATTGAACAGCTTGGCCACCAGGTTGATCGCGATTTAAAACAGCAGGATGTGCGCTTGACTCAAGGCGGCGAGCCGACCTTTGTCTCCATTGATGATATGGATGGCGCGCAGTGGAACACTGAAGCCCACGGTAAGGAAAAACGCCAGCTGGCTGGGCAGTTAACCCATCGTCTAAAAAACCACTTTGCCCCCGGCGGCATGTTGCATTACGGCCAAGGCAAGTGGTACCCAGGTGAGCCGTTGCCGCGCTGGTCGTTGAATATTTACTGGCGTGTAGACGGTCTGCCGATGTGGTTGGATGAAAGCTTGTTTTCAGCCGACGATGCTGAAGACGGATACACCGACGAGCAGGCTAAGGCGTTCACTCAACAACTGCTGCGTAGTCTGAACTTAGCCCAAGGTTCGGCCATTGCGGCTTATGAAGACGTTGTGTTGCAGGCGCAGCGCGAGGAACAGTTACCGAATAACCTTGACCCGCTCAAGCTCGACCTGGCCGCACCAGAAGAGCGGCAACGTCTGGCGCGTCTGCTTGGTAAAGGCTTAGGGGCGGTGGCCGGCTATGTCATCCCCCTTGCAGCGCACGCTCCGGACCCTAAAATTTCCTTGGGCACTGCTTGGCGCACGTCAGTGTGGCCCCTTAAGCGTGAGCACCTGTATTTAACTGAAGGCGATTCGCCGTTAGGCCTGCGCTTGCCGTTGAATACATTGCCGTGGGTTTTGCCAAAGGAGCGCCCGCTCGATGTTGAGGTCGATCCCTTCGCGCCCCGATCGCCCTTACCTGGCACGGCCCCAGCACCCAGTGGCACAACCAAACACATCAGCGTAACGCGCAAGAAAAACGCGGAAAGCACGGCTGAAAAACAGTCCGCAAAAGACGTTATCCACACCGCCTTATGTGTCGAGGTGCGTGACGGTCGCTTGCATGTATTTATGCCGCCACTGCAGCGCATCGAAGATTACTTGGCCCTGGTTACGGCGGTTGAACACAGCGCCAGCAAGCTCCAACTGAAAATTCGTATGGAAGGCTATCAGCCACCCCGTGATCCACGGATCAAGCTGCTTAGCGTCACCCCAGACCCAGGCGTGATTGAGGTAAACATTCACCCGGCGGCAAGCTGGGATGAGCTGGTCTACAACATCTCAACCCTGTATGAAGAGGCTCGGCTGATCCGTCTGGGCACTGAGAAGTTCATGCTCGACGGCCGGCACACCGGCACGGGCGGTGGCAACCATGCCACCCTCGGTGGCGCGACGGCTGAAGACAGCCCGATGTTGCGGCGCCCCGATTTGCTGAAAAGCCTGATCACCTACTGGCAGAACCATCCGGCCTTGTCCTACCTGTTCTCGGGCACCTTTATCGGCCCGACCAGCCAGGCACCGCGCGTCGATGAGGCGCGCGACGACAACCTCTATGAGCTGGCGATAGCCTTTCAGCAGATGGATCAACTCTTGCCCACCATGCATCCGGGGGATAAGCCCTGGATGGTTGATCGGCTGCTGCGCAACTTGCTGGTGGATTTGACTGGCAACACCCACCGCAGCGAGTTTTCTATCGACAAACTGTATTCCCCAGACGGTCCTACAGGGCGCCTGGGGCTGGTTGAGTTTCGGGCTTTTGAGATGCCGCCACATGCGCGCATGAGCCTGCTGCAAATGCTCTTGCTGCGTGCGTTGGTCGCGCGTTTTTGGCGCGAGCCGTATCAAGCCAAGCTGGTCAATTGGGGCACTGCTCTGCATGATCGCTGGATGCTGCCGCACTTTATTGCCCAAGACATCCGCGACGTGGTGCAAGACCTGCGTGCTCACGGCTATGCCTTCGAAGAGCGTTGGTTTGACCCCTTTATCGAGTTCCGCTTTCCGCGCTTTGGCACAGTGGTCTATGCCGGGGTTGAAATGGAAATACGCCAAGCAATCGAGCCTTGGCATGTGCTGGGTGAGGAAATGAGTGCTGGCGGCACGGCGCGCTATGTCGACTCATCGGTCGAGCGTTTGCAGCTGCGGGTGCGCGGGCTTACCGATGGGCGTCATGAAATTGCCTGCAATGGTCGTCGCGTACCGTTACACCCAACCGGCGTGCCGGGTGAATACGTCGCGGGTATTCGCTTCCGCGCGTGGAGCCCCTGGTCGGCGTTGCACCCGAGCATTAAAGTGCAGGCGCCGCTGACCTTTGATCTGGTGGATAACTGGAGTGGTCGGGCGATTGGCGGTTGCACCTATCATGTGGTGCACCCAGGTGGTCGCAGCGAGGAAAGTTCACCGGTTAATGCTAACGCGGCTGAAGCTCGGCGTTTTGCTCGTTTCTGGTCGCACGGCCATACACCGGGACCGATGCGCGTATTTAACGAAGCGCTGAATCCTAACTTCCCGCTGACCCTCGATTTGCGCTGGATGCCTTTTTAA
- a CDS encoding SDR family oxidoreductase encodes MSDAIRFQDQVVIVTGAGGGLGRAHALLFAKHGAKVVVNDLGGSTHGEGANASAADKVVEEIRAAGGTAVANHDSVTDGEKIVQCALDTYGRIDVVVNNAGILRDKSFIKMDDADWDLVYKVHVEGAYKVTRAAWPHMREQGYGRVIFTASTSGIYGNFGQSNYGMAKLGLYGLTRTLAIEGRKNNILVNAIAPTGGTRMTEGLIPPQVFEQLKPELVSPLVVYLASKACEETSGLFEVGGGWMGKVRWERSLGAGFDPREGYSPEDVAANFAQICDFEGAAHPKDNIEAMKEMMANLQKFAI; translated from the coding sequence ATGAGCGACGCGATCCGTTTTCAAGACCAAGTTGTAATCGTTACCGGCGCCGGCGGTGGCCTGGGTCGCGCCCATGCGCTGCTGTTCGCCAAGCACGGCGCTAAGGTTGTAGTGAATGATCTCGGCGGCAGCACCCACGGCGAAGGCGCTAACGCTTCGGCAGCCGATAAGGTGGTTGAAGAAATCCGTGCGGCCGGCGGCACAGCAGTGGCTAACCATGACTCGGTGACCGACGGTGAGAAAATCGTGCAGTGCGCACTGGATACCTACGGCCGCATTGATGTGGTGGTGAATAACGCCGGCATTCTGCGCGACAAATCTTTCATCAAGATGGACGACGCCGACTGGGACCTGGTGTACAAAGTTCACGTTGAGGGCGCCTACAAGGTCACGCGTGCGGCTTGGCCGCACATGCGCGAACAAGGCTATGGCCGGGTGATTTTCACCGCGTCCACCTCGGGTATTTACGGCAACTTCGGCCAGTCCAACTACGGCATGGCCAAGCTCGGCCTCTACGGCCTGACCCGCACCCTGGCCATTGAAGGGCGCAAGAACAACATCCTGGTCAACGCCATCGCCCCAACTGGCGGCACGCGCATGACTGAAGGCTTGATCCCGCCGCAGGTATTTGAGCAGCTCAAGCCCGAGCTGGTCAGCCCGCTGGTGGTGTACCTGGCCAGCAAAGCCTGCGAAGAAACCTCCGGGCTGTTCGAAGTTGGAGGTGGTTGGATGGGCAAAGTGCGTTGGGAGCGCAGCCTAGGCGCCGGTTTTGACCCGCGCGAGGGTTACAGCCCAGAAGATGTTGCGGCCAATTTCGCGCAGATTTGCGACTTCGAGGGCGCCGCTCACCCGAAGGACAACATCGAAGCGATGAAAGAGATGATGGCCAATCTGCAAAAGTTCGCGATTTGA
- a CDS encoding flavodoxin has protein sequence MKIAVFSGSVYGTAEEVARHAEGLLNAAGHQAWHNPRASVADVQGFAPEAFLAVTSTTGMGELPDNLQPLYFALRDAMPAWSGLPGGVIGLGDSSYGDTFCAGGELMRELFAELGIVEVQPMLRLDSSESVTPESDAEPWLASFISALHS, from the coding sequence ATGAAGATCGCTGTCTTTTCCGGCTCGGTGTACGGCACCGCCGAAGAAGTTGCCCGCCACGCCGAGGGCTTGTTGAACGCGGCTGGCCATCAAGCATGGCACAACCCACGGGCCAGTGTGGCCGATGTGCAAGGGTTCGCCCCTGAAGCGTTTCTTGCAGTGACCTCGACCACCGGCATGGGTGAATTGCCGGATAACCTACAGCCTCTGTACTTCGCCCTGCGCGATGCAATGCCGGCCTGGAGCGGGCTGCCGGGCGGGGTGATTGGCTTGGGTGATTCCAGTTACGGCGATACGTTCTGTGCGGGCGGCGAGCTGATGCGTGAGTTGTTTGCTGAGCTGGGCATTGTTGAAGTGCAGCCTATGCTGCGCTTGGACAGCAGCGAAAGCGTAACCCCGGAAAGCGATGCTGAGCCTTGGCTGGCGAGCTTTATTAGCGCGCTGCACAGTTGA
- a CDS encoding cupin domain-containing protein translates to MHPRALELIEALNLQAHPEGGYYRRLFESSQRAANDRVCSSSIVFLLPAGAVSRWHRVDADELWHFYEGAPLQLLIAEQPDAVRHERLGPVAAEQLPQRAVVAHAWQAARSLGDFTLVGCTVAPGFDFAGFGLLSDDAQAQRDWPLLLHYPELV, encoded by the coding sequence ATGCATCCGCGCGCGCTGGAGCTGATCGAGGCGCTGAACCTGCAGGCCCATCCTGAAGGCGGCTATTACCGCCGGCTGTTTGAGTCATCGCAACGCGCGGCTAATGACCGCGTGTGCAGCAGCTCGATTGTGTTTCTGTTGCCTGCCGGTGCAGTCAGTCGTTGGCATCGGGTGGATGCTGATGAGCTTTGGCATTTTTATGAAGGCGCGCCATTGCAGTTGCTCATTGCCGAGCAGCCCGATGCTGTTCGACATGAGCGCCTAGGCCCGGTGGCCGCCGAGCAACTGCCGCAGCGCGCCGTGGTGGCACACGCTTGGCAAGCGGCGCGGAGTTTGGGTGACTTCACGTTAGTCGGTTGCACGGTGGCACCGGGTTTCGACTTTGCGGGCTTTGGTTTGCTGAGCGATGACGCCCAAGCGCAACGCGATTGGCCATTGCTGCTGCACTATCCTGAACTGGTTTGA
- a CDS encoding alpha/beta hydrolase, whose amino-acid sequence MSALPGIGLAQWRSQGLSFTFQGHAMRYWVAGDEHAEPLLLIHGFPTASWDWHYLWAPLATRYRVIACDMLGFGDSAKPRGHAYSLLEQADLQQALLSHLGVSAPVHVLAHDYGDSVAQELLARHHEQRITLGSCVFLNGGLFPETHRPVLVQKMLLSPVGALIGRLFSRKKLAESFAKVFGPQTQPSEGELDDFWSLIAKNNGPAVMHRLIRYMPERRVQRERWVSAMQQGGVALRVIDGAADPISGAHMVARYRELIANADTVLLAGIGHYPQTEAPEQVLQHYLAFHQALAAA is encoded by the coding sequence ATGAGTGCCTTGCCCGGCATCGGCTTAGCGCAGTGGCGCAGCCAAGGGTTGAGCTTCACCTTTCAAGGCCATGCCATGCGCTACTGGGTGGCGGGTGATGAGCATGCCGAGCCATTGTTGTTGATCCATGGTTTCCCCACCGCCAGTTGGGATTGGCATTACTTGTGGGCGCCTCTGGCGACGCGTTATCGGGTGATTGCCTGCGACATGCTCGGCTTTGGCGACTCGGCCAAACCGCGCGGCCATGCCTACAGCCTGCTGGAACAAGCTGATCTGCAGCAGGCCCTGCTCAGCCACTTGGGCGTCAGCGCGCCAGTGCACGTGCTGGCCCATGACTATGGCGACAGCGTGGCGCAGGAGTTGCTGGCGCGGCACCATGAACAGCGAATCACGCTAGGCAGTTGCGTGTTTCTTAATGGCGGCTTGTTTCCGGAAACCCATCGTCCGGTGCTGGTGCAAAAGATGCTGCTCAGCCCTGTCGGTGCACTGATCGGCAGGTTGTTCAGCCGTAAAAAACTGGCCGAAAGCTTTGCCAAAGTCTTTGGCCCGCAGACCCAGCCGAGCGAAGGTGAGCTGGATGATTTCTGGAGTTTGATCGCCAAGAATAATGGCCCAGCCGTAATGCATCGGCTGATTCGCTACATGCCCGAGCGCCGTGTGCAGCGCGAGCGCTGGGTGAGTGCAATGCAACAAGGCGGTGTGGCGTTGCGGGTGATTGACGGCGCGGCGGATCCAATTTCCGGCGCGCACATGGTCGCGCGTTACCGGGAGTTGATCGCCAATGCTGATACGGTGCTGCTCGCCGGTATTGGCCATTACCCACAAACCGAGGCTCCTGAGCAAGTTTTGCAGCATTATCTGGCCTTTCATCAGGCCTTGGCCGCGGCGTGA
- a CDS encoding PAS domain-containing protein: protein MINAKLLQLVINASNDGIVVAEQEGDDNILIYVNPAFEKLTGYTSEDILYQDCRFLQAGDRDQVGLHAIREAVKQNLPSRQIIRNYRKDGSVFWNELSITPVVNDADQLTYYIGIQKNVTEQVQAQERVKELEAEMVILKAELLRLQMKPGSN from the coding sequence ATGATCAACGCCAAACTGCTGCAACTGGTGATCAACGCCTCTAACGACGGCATCGTGGTTGCCGAACAGGAAGGCGATGACAACATTCTGATCTACGTCAATCCGGCCTTTGAAAAACTCACCGGCTACACCAGTGAAGACATCCTCTATCAGGATTGTCGCTTCCTGCAGGCTGGCGACCGTGATCAGGTGGGTTTACATGCCATCCGCGAAGCGGTTAAGCAGAACCTTCCGTCCCGGCAGATCATTCGCAACTACCGCAAAGACGGCAGCGTGTTTTGGAATGAGCTGTCGATCACCCCCGTGGTCAATGACGCCGACCAGTTGACCTATTACATCGGCATCCAAAAGAACGTGACCGAGCAGGTGCAGGCGCAGGAGCGGGTTAAAGAGCTGGAAGCCGAAATGGTCATTCTCAAAGCTGAACTTCTGCGTTTGCAGATGAAGCCAGGCAGTAACTAA
- a CDS encoding class II aldolase/adducin family protein — MTVAHALPAISLQDQVSVAEWQTRVDLAACYRLIALYGWDDLIFTHISAKIPGSEEFLINPFGLMFHEITASSLVKIDLAGNKLMDSPYTINPAGYTIHSAVHEVRHDVACVVHIHTPAGIAVSAQKQGLLPLSQQSLFVLASLAYHGYEGVALNHDEKARLQADLGDKNFMILPNHGLLTASSSIADTFLMMFTLQRACEIQVMAQGGGAELIHIPQQVLDGAKAMVAGVMKSAQGMGGSLAWPALLRKLDQYMPGYAA; from the coding sequence ATGACCGTCGCCCACGCTCTGCCTGCTATAAGCCTTCAGGATCAAGTTTCCGTCGCCGAGTGGCAAACCCGCGTCGACCTAGCCGCTTGCTACCGCCTTATCGCGCTGTATGGCTGGGATGACCTGATCTTCACTCATATTTCGGCAAAGATTCCAGGCAGCGAAGAGTTCCTGATCAACCCATTCGGCTTGATGTTCCACGAGATCACCGCCTCCAGCTTGGTGAAAATCGATTTGGCCGGCAACAAGCTGATGGACAGCCCTTACACCATCAACCCCGCCGGTTACACCATCCATAGCGCGGTGCACGAGGTGCGTCATGATGTGGCGTGCGTGGTGCACATCCATACCCCAGCGGGGATTGCCGTATCCGCGCAAAAACAAGGCCTGTTGCCACTGTCGCAGCAGTCGTTGTTTGTGCTCGCCAGCCTGGCTTATCACGGCTATGAAGGCGTGGCGCTCAACCATGACGAGAAGGCCCGCCTACAGGCCGACTTGGGCGACAAGAATTTTATGATCCTGCCCAACCACGGTTTGCTTACCGCCTCCAGCAGCATCGCTGACACCTTCTTGATGATGTTCACCTTGCAGCGTGCTTGCGAAATTCAGGTGATGGCGCAAGGCGGCGGCGCTGAGCTGATCCATATTCCACAACAGGTTCTCGATGGGGCTAAAGCCATGGTCGCCGGCGTGATGAAGTCTGCCCAAGGCATGGGCGGCTCGCTGGCTTGGCCGGCTCTGCTGCGCAAACTCGACCAGTACATGCCCGGTTACGCCGCATGA
- a CDS encoding circularly permuted type 2 ATP-grasp protein, giving the protein MFEKFIADYRVAPGSFDELFDSQQQPRAHWRGMLNSLARESALSMNQRLDAVTQQIRENGVTYNVYTDTKGIQRPWDLNLLPLILPDDEWAAIEAAVIQRAGLLNQILGDVYGEQRLLKEGLLPAALVHGNAGFLRPAHGIKHPDQVALHFYAADLARAPDGKWWVVADRTQAPSGAGYALENRSVLSRSYPNLLRELKVQDLGDFFSSMRNSLVHWGRQCAARSGAPLHASEAPLVVLLTPGPYNETYYEQAYLARHMGFPLVEGSDLTVRDGIVCLKTLSGLQRVHVIMRRVDDDFCDPLELLTESALGVAGLTEAARLGNVLIANSLGSNLLESGALLGFLPGLSQRLLGEELLMPSVATWWCGEPAALKEVLEKFDQLVIKPSFAQLRQRSVFGKDLQGPARDKLIAKMRATPRNYVAQELVRLSHAPIWNSTVPQGLASSAIGLRVYACATPNGYRVMPGGLTRVATGVDSRVISMQRGGGSKDTWVLGRSAHNAPRQTSRTTRAKDLIRDNAHLSSRLAENLLWLGRNAERCDNVARLTRLALNQLFTPQERGEEWDAVKALCYWSQLVQPAPKLPQADPAPGEEEDSNKDPAPLTDEQIEAALLLGVVSPRTPGLARQQQNLYFSAGQLRERLSADNWRALNHMLQHHVEDDTPLSQAESMHRLDEATATLMSLSGFALDGMTRDLGWSFMSIGRRVERLQFQAQAIIQALQMPEETDLDWLLELSDSIVTYRSRYRAQAEWLPVLDLLLLDPGNPRSVLFQLEGLNKNLSKLALRYDNVGEMLLSPVLNALQALDPDQDLYCGNSALLDLLQQIKTASEQLSEQLSARFFSYTARFDEKQRPA; this is encoded by the coding sequence ATGTTTGAAAAGTTTATAGCTGACTACCGTGTAGCTCCCGGCAGCTTTGATGAGTTGTTCGACAGCCAGCAACAGCCCCGTGCGCACTGGCGTGGCATGCTCAATAGCCTCGCGCGCGAGTCGGCACTGAGCATGAACCAACGGCTTGATGCCGTCACCCAGCAGATTCGTGAAAACGGCGTGACGTATAACGTCTACACCGACACCAAAGGCATTCAACGGCCATGGGACTTGAATCTGCTGCCGCTGATTTTGCCCGATGACGAGTGGGCTGCAATTGAAGCGGCCGTCATTCAGCGCGCCGGCCTGCTTAATCAGATTTTGGGCGATGTTTATGGTGAGCAGCGCTTACTGAAAGAAGGGCTGCTGCCCGCCGCTTTGGTGCACGGTAATGCAGGTTTTCTGCGTCCAGCCCATGGCATCAAACACCCGGATCAGGTGGCCCTGCACTTTTATGCAGCAGACTTGGCCCGCGCACCGGATGGCAAGTGGTGGGTTGTGGCAGACCGAACTCAGGCGCCTTCAGGAGCAGGCTACGCCCTGGAAAATCGAAGTGTGCTTTCGCGCAGCTATCCGAATCTATTGCGTGAGCTCAAGGTGCAGGACCTTGGCGATTTTTTCTCCAGTATGCGTAACAGTCTGGTGCACTGGGGTCGGCAATGTGCAGCACGCAGCGGCGCGCCTTTGCACGCCAGTGAAGCCCCTTTGGTCGTGCTGTTAACGCCTGGCCCCTATAACGAAACCTATTACGAGCAAGCCTATTTGGCGCGCCACATGGGCTTTCCGTTGGTGGAGGGCAGTGACCTGACTGTGCGCGACGGAATTGTCTGCCTGAAAACCCTGTCAGGGCTGCAGCGCGTGCACGTCATCATGCGCCGGGTCGATGATGACTTTTGTGACCCTCTGGAGCTGCTTACGGAGTCGGCACTTGGCGTCGCGGGTCTGACTGAGGCCGCACGACTGGGTAACGTGCTGATTGCCAATAGCCTGGGTTCCAATCTGCTCGAGTCGGGCGCATTGCTTGGTTTTTTGCCCGGTCTGAGCCAGCGCTTGCTAGGCGAAGAATTACTTATGCCTTCGGTGGCCACATGGTGGTGCGGCGAACCCGCTGCGTTGAAGGAAGTGCTGGAAAAGTTCGATCAATTAGTGATCAAACCCAGCTTCGCGCAACTGCGTCAGCGCTCCGTGTTCGGTAAGGACCTGCAAGGCCCCGCACGCGACAAATTGATCGCCAAGATGCGCGCTACGCCGCGCAACTACGTGGCGCAGGAACTGGTGCGCCTGTCCCATGCGCCAATTTGGAACAGCACCGTCCCGCAAGGCCTGGCCTCAAGCGCTATTGGCCTGCGGGTCTATGCCTGCGCGACGCCAAATGGCTACCGTGTGATGCCTGGGGGCCTAACGCGGGTAGCCACGGGTGTCGATTCGCGGGTCATCTCCATGCAGCGTGGCGGTGGTAGTAAGGACACTTGGGTGCTAGGCCGCAGCGCTCATAATGCGCCACGGCAAACCAGCCGGACCACCCGTGCAAAAGACCTGATTCGCGACAACGCCCACCTGTCCAGTCGACTGGCGGAAAATCTGCTGTGGCTGGGGCGCAATGCTGAGCGCTGTGACAACGTCGCCCGGCTGACGCGTCTAGCCTTAAACCAGTTATTCACGCCGCAAGAGCGTGGCGAAGAGTGGGATGCGGTGAAAGCGCTGTGCTATTGGAGTCAGCTCGTTCAGCCCGCACCAAAGCTTCCACAGGCTGACCCTGCCCCTGGCGAGGAGGAGGACAGCAATAAGGATCCTGCGCCTCTAACTGATGAGCAAATTGAGGCTGCATTGTTGTTAGGTGTGGTCTCACCACGTACGCCTGGTTTGGCTCGTCAGCAGCAGAATTTATATTTCAGTGCTGGCCAGCTCCGAGAAAGACTTTCCGCTGATAACTGGCGCGCACTCAATCACATGTTGCAGCACCATGTTGAAGACGACACGCCCTTATCTCAGGCTGAAAGCATGCACCGCCTTGATGAGGCCACGGCTACGCTGATGAGCTTGTCCGGCTTTGCACTCGACGGTATGACGCGCGACTTAGGTTGGAGCTTTATGTCTATCGGTCGGCGCGTGGAGCGCCTGCAGTTTCAGGCTCAAGCCATCATCCAGGCCCTACAAATGCCGGAAGAAACCGACCTGGATTGGTTACTGGAACTCTCTGACAGCATCGTCACGTACCGTTCGCGCTATCGGGCTCAAGCCGAATGGCTGCCGGTGTTGGATCTGTTGTTACTCGATCCAGGCAACCCACGCTCGGTATTATTTCAGCTAGAAGGCTTAAACAAAAACCTTAGTAAACTTGCTCTGCGCTATGACAACGTTGGCGAAATGCTGTTGTCACCCGTGCTCAATGCGTTGCAAGCACTCGACCCTGACCAAGATTTATATTGCGGTAACAGTGCTTTGCTCGACCTGCTGCAGCAAATCAAAACAGCCAGCGAGCAGCTCTCCGAGCAGCTCAGCGCACGCTTCTTCAGTTATACCGCACGCTTTGATGAAAAACAGAGGCCGGCATGA